Proteins encoded by one window of Brevibacterium atlanticum:
- a CDS encoding acetyl/propionyl/methylcrotonyl-CoA carboxylase subunit alpha, which produces MTTVLPDTTTADLSTTVPTAAVRRVLIANRGEIALRIIRAAHDLGIKAVAVYTRADSDADFVDLADDAWLLDGSGAGETYLDADKILALAKRSGADAIHPGYGYLAENALFAQAVIDAGLTWIGPPPAAIELLGDKSGARTVAEAVDAPVAPGSDGAVADLAEAAEVADRIGYPIVVKAVHGGGGRGFRACASAEDLEAAYTAATREAQSAFGRGDCLIEKQIVRPRHIETQCLADAHGAVRIVSTRDCTLQRRNQKIIEEAPAPYFSAEQERIVSEASARLLAHVGYVGAATCEFLLGKDGTIIFMEANARIQVEHTVTEEITGVDLVGWQMRIASGESLPDEFPAVRGHSFQFRINAEDPTTFFPATGTVKSYRAPSGPGVRLDSGIGEGSVVGTDFDPMLAKLIVTGATRDEALARARRALSEYRIEGVSTLLPLHRVLVSDKAFATDFQVWTNWLETAFVNPLTDPHTGDHMSTAADSFSVVVEVDGRRMTVSVPKDVISDLGHVPSPSVPRRKRGLTSHKGAQLADDSNALAAPMQGTIVSVAVGAGDTVEAGDTLAVIEAMKMEQPLKAGHSGTVSEVLVDAGAAVKSGETIIRFAA; this is translated from the coding sequence ATGACCACAGTCCTCCCCGACACGACGACCGCAGATCTGAGCACCACGGTGCCGACCGCAGCCGTCCGCCGAGTCCTCATCGCCAACCGCGGTGAGATCGCTCTGCGCATCATCCGGGCCGCCCACGACCTCGGCATCAAGGCCGTCGCCGTGTACACCCGCGCCGATTCCGATGCCGATTTCGTCGACCTCGCCGACGACGCCTGGCTGCTCGACGGATCCGGAGCCGGGGAGACCTACCTGGATGCCGACAAGATCCTCGCGCTGGCCAAACGCTCCGGCGCCGACGCCATCCACCCCGGATACGGATACCTGGCCGAGAACGCCCTCTTCGCTCAGGCGGTCATCGATGCGGGACTGACCTGGATCGGCCCTCCCCCGGCCGCGATCGAACTGCTCGGAGACAAGTCGGGTGCCCGAACCGTCGCCGAGGCGGTCGACGCACCGGTCGCCCCCGGTTCCGACGGCGCCGTCGCCGATCTCGCCGAGGCAGCCGAGGTGGCCGACCGGATCGGGTATCCCATCGTGGTCAAGGCCGTCCACGGAGGCGGAGGACGCGGCTTCCGCGCCTGTGCCTCCGCCGAGGACCTCGAGGCCGCCTACACGGCCGCGACCCGTGAAGCGCAGAGTGCCTTCGGCCGCGGCGACTGCCTCATCGAGAAGCAGATCGTGCGCCCCCGGCACATCGAGACTCAGTGTCTGGCCGATGCCCACGGCGCTGTCCGCATCGTCTCCACCCGCGACTGCACCCTGCAGCGTCGCAACCAGAAGATCATCGAAGAGGCGCCTGCTCCGTACTTCTCCGCCGAGCAGGAACGCATCGTCTCCGAGGCCTCGGCACGTCTGCTCGCCCACGTCGGCTACGTCGGCGCGGCCACCTGTGAGTTCCTCCTCGGCAAGGACGGAACGATCATCTTCATGGAGGCCAACGCCCGCATCCAGGTCGAACACACCGTCACCGAGGAGATCACCGGAGTCGATCTCGTCGGCTGGCAGATGCGCATCGCCTCGGGCGAATCGCTGCCGGATGAGTTCCCGGCTGTGCGCGGACATTCCTTCCAGTTCCGGATCAACGCCGAGGATCCGACGACGTTCTTCCCCGCCACCGGCACTGTGAAGAGCTACCGTGCTCCGTCGGGGCCCGGGGTGCGTCTGGACTCGGGCATCGGTGAGGGCAGCGTCGTCGGAACCGACTTCGACCCGATGCTCGCCAAGCTCATCGTCACCGGCGCCACGCGCGATGAGGCCCTTGCGCGGGCCCGCCGGGCACTGTCCGAATACCGCATCGAAGGAGTGTCGACGCTGCTCCCGCTGCATCGGGTGCTCGTTTCCGACAAGGCCTTCGCCACCGACTTCCAGGTCTGGACCAACTGGCTCGAGACCGCTTTCGTCAATCCGCTCACCGATCCGCATACGGGAGATCACATGAGTACTGCAGCCGACAGCTTCAGCGTCGTCGTCGAGGTCGACGGCCGACGGATGACCGTCTCGGTGCCCAAGGACGTCATCTCCGATCTCGGCCACGTCCCCAGCCCGAGCGTGCCCCGCCGCAAGCGCGGTCTCACCAGCCACAAAGGTGCCCAGCTCGCCGACGATTCGAACGCACTGGCCGCCCCCATGCAGGGCACCATCGTCTCCGTCGCCGTCGGTGCCGGTGACACCGTCGAGGCCGGGGACACCTTGGCCGTGATCGAGGCGATGAAGATGGAACAGCCGCTCAAGGCCGGACATTCGGGCACCGTCTCCGAGGTGCTCGTCGACGCCGGTGCCGCTGTGAAGTCCGGTGAGACGATCATCCGCTTCGCCGCCTGA
- a CDS encoding SGNH/GDSL hydrolase family protein: protein MGKRIIYTLATMGATAFGAGASAVGLLRHQAGSLRRAFDDDENRPYSTIAEAIAAPPHRDDGDSAALAVIGDSWLCGVDVDPEQAPPTLIARGLARMLGTTVRVQSTARPSALSEDVHRQVDEVLRSPWLSRQLSEQWSESRRFAVISIGTGDIIHPIQATIGIPILNQAINRLQREGRYTVFVLVCPNLGGLPGLRDPLKTSMRRTSRVLAGSQWLAALSARAVPLGATGSLSGTTRRSLLNESGRYPSELGYAQLSSTLLAAIAERIEAPVVVDRSLDVPEKGETARRHEFSPSPAPDTPVVAS, encoded by the coding sequence GTGGGAAAACGCATCATCTACACGCTGGCCACCATGGGCGCGACGGCCTTCGGTGCCGGGGCGTCGGCGGTGGGCCTCCTCCGCCACCAGGCAGGCTCGCTTCGTCGTGCCTTCGACGATGACGAGAACCGCCCCTACTCCACCATCGCCGAGGCGATCGCCGCCCCGCCGCACCGTGACGACGGCGATTCGGCCGCTCTGGCCGTGATCGGAGACTCGTGGCTGTGCGGGGTCGATGTCGACCCCGAGCAGGCACCGCCCACTCTCATCGCTCGCGGCCTGGCCCGTATGCTCGGGACCACCGTGAGAGTGCAGTCCACTGCACGACCGTCGGCGCTGTCGGAGGATGTGCACCGTCAGGTCGACGAGGTGCTCCGCTCCCCCTGGCTCTCACGCCAGCTCTCGGAGCAGTGGAGCGAGTCCCGACGATTCGCCGTCATCTCGATCGGCACCGGCGACATCATCCACCCGATCCAGGCCACGATCGGCATCCCGATCCTCAACCAGGCCATCAACCGGCTCCAACGCGAGGGCCGCTATACGGTCTTCGTCCTCGTCTGTCCCAACCTCGGCGGCCTGCCGGGCCTGCGCGATCCGCTCAAGACGTCCATGCGGCGCACCTCACGGGTCCTCGCCGGTTCGCAGTGGCTGGCCGCGCTGTCCGCACGGGCGGTTCCGCTGGGAGCGACCGGTTCCCTGAGCGGAACGACGCGGAGGTCTCTGCTCAACGAATCGGGTCGCTATCCCAGTGAACTCGGCTACGCGCAGCTGTCCTCGACCCTGCTCGCCGCGATCGCCGAACGCATCGAGGCACCGGTCGTCGTCGACCGCAGCCTCGATGTGCCGGAGAAAGGCGAAACGGCACGGCGGCACGAGTTCTCTCCGTCACCGGCACCTGACACTCCGGTGGTCGCCTCGTGA
- a CDS encoding Maf family protein, with the protein MIPVVLASQSPARRQILTAAGIDPHIIVSDVDERAIESDFAGSVGDLTIALSRAKARAVVDRLTVSPPEGLSSADTIVVIAGDSLLEFDGQPIGKPGDAEGTRAVWARIAGQWTQLHSGHTVAVLRRRHADEASAAGLELSDLRSRRSTTSVLIGTPTPDELEAYVATEEPFHVAGALTIDGYGGAFVDRLDGDHLTVLGLSLPVVRETVTDMGLFWPDLWSSRR; encoded by the coding sequence GTGATCCCGGTCGTCCTGGCCTCGCAGTCCCCGGCCCGCCGCCAGATCCTCACCGCCGCCGGGATCGACCCGCACATCATCGTCTCCGACGTGGATGAACGCGCCATCGAGTCCGACTTCGCCGGGTCGGTCGGCGACCTCACGATCGCCCTGTCGCGTGCCAAGGCCCGGGCCGTCGTCGACCGGCTCACCGTCTCCCCGCCGGAGGGACTCTCGAGCGCCGACACGATCGTGGTCATCGCCGGCGATTCCCTCCTCGAATTCGACGGTCAGCCCATCGGCAAGCCCGGCGACGCCGAGGGAACCCGCGCTGTGTGGGCGCGGATCGCCGGGCAGTGGACTCAGCTGCATTCAGGCCACACCGTCGCCGTGCTCAGACGTCGGCACGCTGATGAGGCGTCGGCGGCCGGCCTCGAACTGTCCGATCTGCGCTCACGGAGATCGACCACCTCGGTGCTCATCGGCACCCCGACCCCGGACGAGTTGGAAGCGTACGTCGCCACCGAGGAGCCTTTCCACGTCGCCGGCGCACTGACCATCGACGGCTACGGCGGCGCCTTCGTCGACCGCCTCGACGGCGACCATCTCACTGTCCTCGGGCTCAGCCTGCCCGTGGTGCGCGAAACCGTCACCGACATGGGCCTGTTCTGGCCGGATCTGTGGTCGTCGAGACGCTAG